The following proteins are encoded in a genomic region of Reichenbachiella sp.:
- a CDS encoding Glu/Leu/Phe/Val family dehydrogenase, with product MLEESKYYFNKAAKVLELQTLGRKILETPFRVVKVEIVTDADDGTFNHHIGFRVQHDNSRGPMKGGLRYHPSVDEYEAEALASLMTWKTAVVNIPYGGAKGGVNCDPEKLSEKELHDITRTFVGHIKEVIGPKLDIPAPDVNTNAKIMGWIMDEYSQHYGFSPGVVTGKPLHLFGSEGREEATGRGVMIALEHALKDKKMSFEGLRVAVQGFGNVGSHASRLIAEKGAKIVAVGDHKGGVQNPEGLDVEKLGEWVKKNRTVAGFDGGDAFESTEVLTWDCDVLIPAALGGVLTKENAKDVRAKIVVEAANGPTTPEADEIFFKKDILVIPDILANAGGVTVSYFEWAQNIQQFKWELERIKNELYQTMTKAYNDVADIAKSKNVDMRTAAFVLGIGRVARATMSRTHMSSAQFDEY from the coding sequence TTACAAACCTTGGGGCGCAAAATACTCGAGACTCCTTTTCGAGTGGTGAAAGTGGAAATAGTGACGGATGCCGACGATGGTACTTTCAATCACCACATCGGCTTTCGTGTACAGCATGACAATTCTCGTGGGCCTATGAAAGGCGGACTGAGGTATCACCCCAGTGTGGACGAATATGAAGCTGAAGCTCTCGCTTCACTAATGACATGGAAAACAGCAGTGGTAAATATTCCTTATGGCGGTGCCAAAGGTGGCGTGAATTGCGATCCGGAAAAATTGTCAGAAAAGGAATTGCACGACATCACACGGACCTTCGTAGGTCATATCAAAGAAGTGATCGGTCCTAAACTGGATATCCCTGCACCTGATGTCAATACCAATGCGAAGATCATGGGGTGGATCATGGACGAATATTCACAGCACTATGGGTTTTCTCCAGGAGTAGTCACAGGCAAGCCTTTGCATTTGTTTGGAAGTGAAGGAAGAGAAGAAGCGACTGGTCGTGGGGTGATGATAGCGCTTGAGCATGCTTTGAAAGATAAGAAGATGTCATTTGAAGGGCTGCGAGTGGCTGTTCAGGGATTTGGCAATGTGGGAAGCCATGCTTCAAGATTGATAGCCGAGAAAGGCGCTAAAATAGTGGCTGTGGGTGACCATAAGGGAGGTGTTCAGAATCCTGAAGGTCTCGATGTTGAAAAGTTAGGCGAGTGGGTGAAGAAAAACCGAACAGTAGCCGGATTTGATGGTGGTGATGCATTTGAAAGTACAGAAGTTCTGACCTGGGATTGTGATGTGCTGATTCCTGCCGCACTGGGTGGCGTATTGACCAAGGAAAATGCCAAAGATGTTCGTGCTAAAATTGTTGTGGAAGCAGCCAATGGCCCTACCACGCCAGAAGCAGACGAAATATTCTTTAAAAAGGACATTTTAGTGATTCCTGATATTTTGGCTAATGCCGGCGGGGTAACGGTGAGTTACTTCGAATGGGCTCAAAATATTCAGCAGTTTAAATGGGAATTGGAACGGATCAAAAATGAACTGTACCAAACCATGACTAAAGCATATAATGATGTAGCCGATATCGCCAAATCAAAAAATGTGGATATGCGCACCGCAGCCTTTGTACTAGGCATTGGTCGAGTGGCTCGTGCCACCATGTCGAGAACCCATATGTCGAGTGCTCAGTTTGATGAGTATTAA
- a CDS encoding REP-associated tyrosine transposase, with protein MSEMYKFLDPEGLYFTTSTVVHWIDLFTRAEFKHVIVASLKFCQEKKGLKVHAWVLMPSHLHMIVSAENANLSEIFRDFKKHTAAALIKEIKRINESRKEWLLRAFKKSGKPLNRISEYKVWQDGNHPILLDSAKWVQEKLDYIHHNPVQSEIVDEPEYYWYSSARNYAGHVGMLKIEMLS; from the coding sequence ATGTCTGAAATGTACAAATTCCTAGATCCAGAAGGTTTATATTTCACCACTTCTACCGTCGTTCATTGGATTGATCTATTTACAAGAGCAGAGTTTAAGCATGTCATTGTAGCGTCTCTAAAATTTTGTCAAGAAAAGAAAGGATTGAAGGTGCATGCCTGGGTACTGATGCCCAGCCATTTGCACATGATTGTCAGTGCTGAAAATGCAAATTTGAGTGAAATATTTCGGGATTTTAAGAAGCACACCGCCGCAGCTCTAATCAAAGAGATTAAAAGGATAAATGAAAGTCGTAAAGAATGGCTACTTCGAGCGTTCAAAAAGTCCGGCAAACCATTGAATAGAATATCCGAATATAAAGTTTGGCAAGATGGAAATCATCCCATTTTGCTAGATAGTGCCAAATGGGTTCAAGAAAAGTTGGATTATATTCATCACAATCCTGTGCAATCAGAAATTGTGGACGAGCCAGAATATTACTGGTACAGTTCGGCTAGAAACTATGCCGGGCATGTGGGGATGCTGAAGATTGAAATGCTTTCGTAG
- a CDS encoding DUF2971 domain-containing protein, translated as MYKYSPFSANLLKTLIKGELWFGKIEDLNDPYEGEFQIRDTSKMPSNESIDEFYKNQSSFIIPRPKGQNHSPHIFHKTFSDFVKNTLRSQFGLTCFSKKNNDVLMWSHYADSHKGVCLIFDQHKLLKSLNSIYPDIKLGEVEYNEELPYVDLITSGDNSSFRYSDREKNVLLNKNIKWDYEEEYRLYRRFENDQRRSVPFDLKSLTGIIIGQRMDSEDFNTLVHLIRNSTNLEHLNLYKMTFKSGVLEVGKNPIHLGIIKDLDINISTQSK; from the coding sequence ATGTATAAATATTCTCCTTTCTCCGCCAACCTCTTAAAAACACTCATTAAAGGAGAACTTTGGTTTGGGAAAATAGAAGACCTTAACGACCCATATGAAGGTGAATTTCAAATTAGAGACACATCAAAAATGCCTTCAAACGAAAGTATTGATGAATTCTACAAAAATCAGAGCTCATTTATAATTCCAAGGCCCAAGGGACAAAATCATAGCCCACACATTTTTCATAAAACATTTAGCGACTTTGTTAAAAATACACTGAGGTCTCAGTTTGGGTTGACGTGTTTTTCAAAGAAAAACAACGATGTTTTGATGTGGTCTCATTATGCCGATTCACATAAAGGCGTTTGTTTAATATTTGATCAACACAAACTATTAAAAAGCCTAAATAGTATTTATCCAGATATAAAACTCGGAGAAGTCGAATATAACGAAGAACTACCTTATGTAGATTTAATAACGTCTGGAGACAATAGTTCATTTCGGTATAGTGATAGAGAAAAAAATGTGTTACTTAATAAAAACATAAAATGGGATTACGAAGAAGAATATAGGTTATACAGAAGGTTCGAAAATGATCAGAGGAGATCAGTCCCTTTTGACCTTAAGAGCTTAACAGGAATTATAATTGGTCAGAGAATGGATTCAGAAGATTTTAATACTCTGGTGCATCTCATAAGAAATAGTACAAATTTAGAACATTTAAATCTCTATAAAATGACGTTCAAATCTGGTGTATTGGAAGTTGGTAAAAATCCTATACATCTTGGAATAATTAAAGATTTAGACATAAACATATCTACACAGTCAAAATAA
- a CDS encoding metallophosphoesterase family protein — translation MKIALITDLHAEEDWVSEQDVSSWDNWKIILDDIESKGIQEVIYLGDIGAPAAHQKFFDSLEERPFEYKVILGNHEDFDKVVQTKRPAAIQDRKAWYWSEEGEAYKSIFLDTSPDAISALQLDWLEAELQTDKSILLFVHHPILPTHTTPHLEFPLEGDQAIHELLKKHPKPVHIFCGHLHLDDECVDGHIKQTVTPSASIQIKRHSKKAEVENIGFAYRLLDIQPDQIDSEVIWFDKSE, via the coding sequence ATGAAAATTGCTTTAATTACTGACCTGCATGCCGAAGAAGACTGGGTCTCTGAACAGGATGTCTCTTCATGGGATAACTGGAAAATCATCTTGGACGATATAGAATCCAAAGGTATCCAAGAAGTCATCTATCTGGGAGACATTGGTGCGCCTGCGGCACATCAAAAATTCTTCGATTCGCTGGAAGAGCGCCCATTCGAGTACAAAGTGATTCTGGGCAATCATGAGGATTTTGACAAAGTCGTGCAAACCAAAAGGCCAGCCGCCATACAGGACAGAAAGGCCTGGTACTGGAGTGAAGAAGGAGAAGCATACAAATCCATTTTCTTAGATACGTCTCCGGATGCCATCAGTGCCTTGCAACTCGACTGGCTCGAAGCTGAATTACAAACAGATAAAAGCATTCTACTTTTCGTGCACCACCCGATATTACCCACTCACACCACTCCTCATTTGGAATTTCCGCTAGAGGGAGACCAAGCGATTCATGAGCTATTAAAGAAGCACCCCAAGCCCGTTCATATCTTCTGTGGACATTTGCATTTGGATGATGAGTGTGTAGATGGGCATATTAAACAAACGGTCACACCATCGGCTAGTATTCAAATCAAACGACACTCCAAGAAGGCCGAAGTAGAAAACATTGGGTTTGCTTATCGCCTATTGGACATCCAGCCAGATCAAATAGATTCTGAGGTGATTTGGTTTGATAAAAGTGAGTAA
- a CDS encoding zinc-binding alcohol dehydrogenase family protein: MRAAVTTQAGEPSVIKTQEVPQPEVKSGWVLLQVKAFGLNRSEMFTRQGESPGVKFPRIQGIECVGVVENDPSGTYATGQQVAAIMGGMGRFFDGGYAEYALVPLAIIFPFKSQLPWSTLGAIPEMFQTVSGSLHQALELQKGETLLIRGGTSSIGMLACQLAKSLGATVISTTRNPDKTQALLDNGADHVLIDSGEVKDDLHQLYPDGVHKVLELIGIKTLKDSLGCIGYKGMVCMTGILGGAWTMDSFTPMGDIPSLGRLTVYMGESKNLSKELLQEFINEVEKGNIHLNIDTVFSLDQVAEAHQYMEDNKAKGKLVVEI, from the coding sequence ATGAGAGCTGCAGTTACTACACAGGCGGGCGAACCGTCGGTCATAAAAACTCAAGAAGTACCCCAACCTGAAGTCAAGTCAGGTTGGGTACTCCTACAAGTCAAGGCCTTTGGGCTGAACCGATCGGAGATGTTCACTCGTCAGGGAGAGTCTCCAGGCGTGAAGTTTCCAAGGATTCAAGGGATCGAATGCGTAGGCGTCGTAGAAAATGATCCTTCTGGTACCTATGCTACCGGCCAGCAAGTGGCAGCCATCATGGGTGGAATGGGTAGATTTTTTGATGGTGGCTATGCGGAATATGCGCTGGTACCTTTGGCAATTATCTTTCCATTCAAAAGCCAATTGCCCTGGAGCACCTTAGGTGCAATTCCTGAAATGTTTCAGACCGTATCCGGCTCCTTGCATCAGGCACTCGAATTGCAAAAAGGAGAAACTTTACTCATTCGTGGTGGTACCTCCTCTATTGGGATGCTGGCTTGCCAATTGGCCAAAAGCCTGGGAGCTACCGTGATCTCCACCACTCGAAACCCAGACAAGACACAAGCCTTGCTAGACAATGGTGCGGATCATGTTCTGATCGATAGTGGCGAAGTGAAAGACGATTTGCACCAACTGTATCCAGACGGAGTCCACAAGGTATTGGAACTAATCGGTATCAAAACGCTGAAGGACTCACTTGGATGTATTGGATATAAAGGCATGGTATGTATGACAGGCATTCTAGGTGGAGCCTGGACCATGGACAGTTTCACGCCTATGGGTGATATTCCTTCTTTGGGCCGATTGACCGTCTATATGGGTGAATCCAAAAATTTATCCAAGGAGCTGCTTCAGGAATTTATCAACGAAGTAGAGAAAGGGAATATCCATCTCAATATCGATACAGTTTTCAGCTTGGATCAAGTGGCTGAAGCTCATCAATATATGGAAGATAATAAGGCTAAAGGTAAATTGGTAGTTGAGATATAA
- a CDS encoding nuclear transport factor 2 family protein: MKHIIILALAILPFTSMSQSKKETMKEAIKKTLFNYRDALNESSTSKALALYTENGVFMPSGAPTAIGQEQVKGAYVFVFSQIQLNIEFFIDEIEVIDKYAFARTTSKGSTLIHATGETVPEENRELFVLKKENGNWKIDRYIFNKMK, encoded by the coding sequence ATGAAACATATCATCATTTTGGCACTAGCCATTTTACCATTCACCTCTATGAGTCAATCAAAAAAAGAAACCATGAAAGAAGCAATCAAAAAAACACTATTCAACTATCGGGATGCACTCAATGAGTCCAGCACCAGCAAAGCTTTAGCATTATATACCGAAAATGGCGTATTTATGCCTTCCGGCGCTCCCACTGCCATTGGCCAAGAACAGGTGAAAGGCGCCTATGTTTTTGTCTTTAGTCAAATTCAATTGAACATCGAATTTTTCATCGACGAAATCGAAGTTATAGACAAATATGCCTTTGCCCGAACTACCTCTAAAGGCTCTACCCTGATTCATGCCACCGGTGAAACTGTGCCCGAAGAAAACCGAGAGCTGTTCGTTTTGAAAAAAGAGAATGGAAATTGGAAAATTGATCGCTATATTTTCAATAAAATGAAATAA
- a CDS encoding Crp/Fnr family transcriptional regulator, whose amino-acid sequence MMPIQKLIDHLNTYLPLDAAEIEALHQKTTIRKVKRRQFLLSAGEVCKSYFFVAEGCFKMYKMDEAAKEHNLLFATENEWITDIGSLHSDRPSELYIEAIEPSTVVQLNKSDLIYFYENHLKFNRTFRVILENQYVELQQRLLQTISTTAEERYLKFMSDHPHLINRLPSAQIASYLGITPEFLSRIRSNRKDF is encoded by the coding sequence ATGATGCCAATTCAAAAGCTCATCGATCATCTCAATACTTACCTACCGCTGGATGCAGCTGAAATAGAAGCACTCCATCAGAAAACGACCATCCGAAAAGTAAAAAGACGTCAGTTTTTGCTATCAGCGGGTGAAGTATGTAAGTCCTACTTTTTCGTTGCCGAGGGTTGTTTCAAAATGTACAAGATGGACGAAGCAGCCAAAGAGCACAACCTACTTTTTGCCACAGAAAACGAATGGATTACTGATATTGGCAGTTTGCATAGCGATCGGCCAAGCGAATTGTATATTGAAGCGATAGAGCCATCCACAGTCGTTCAACTCAATAAATCAGATCTCATCTATTTCTATGAAAATCATTTGAAGTTCAATCGAACATTCAGAGTCATTTTAGAAAATCAATATGTAGAACTTCAACAGCGCTTGTTACAAACGATCAGCACTACGGCTGAAGAACGCTATCTCAAATTCATGTCGGATCACCCACATCTGATAAATCGTCTACCCAGTGCCCAAATCGCCTCCTACCTAGGCATTACTCCAGAGTTTCTGAGTCGAATACGAAGTAATAGAAAGGATTTTTAA
- a CDS encoding VF530 family protein, translating into MSDHDQKNNPLHGVKLVDMLEMLVDKCGWDNLGEEVNINCFTHDPSIKSSLKFLRKTPWAREKVERFYLHVLKRGYSRRVKPKREPGKPRYYKKKSE; encoded by the coding sequence ATGAGTGATCACGATCAAAAAAACAACCCGCTACACGGCGTAAAGCTTGTAGACATGCTCGAAATGCTGGTGGACAAGTGCGGCTGGGATAACCTGGGAGAAGAAGTCAATATCAATTGCTTTACCCACGACCCTTCTATCAAATCCAGTTTGAAGTTTTTGCGTAAAACGCCCTGGGCACGAGAGAAGGTCGAGCGTTTTTATCTCCATGTGCTGAAGCGAGGCTATAGCCGTAGAGTGAAACCCAAACGCGAGCCTGGAAAACCGAGATATTACAAGAAGAAATCAGAATGA
- a CDS encoding nuclear transport factor 2 family protein: MKPFIAIAFCLISILSHAQTQPSKSEEAAVQQLVIDTFQSLLSDYDSTKMDTYVTPDFILLEHGEVWNNDTIRFYITKALQNENRATRTNRFEFIKMEKSGDMIWAAYKNWAVWTKNDSIVHKMHWLESVVAVKEKKTWKLKMMHSTRIADE, translated from the coding sequence ATGAAACCATTTATAGCAATTGCTTTTTGTTTGATTTCTATCCTCTCACATGCTCAAACACAACCGAGTAAGTCTGAGGAAGCTGCTGTACAACAATTAGTTATAGATACTTTTCAAAGCTTGCTTTCTGACTATGATTCGACCAAAATGGACACCTATGTGACTCCTGATTTTATTTTGCTAGAGCATGGCGAAGTGTGGAACAATGACACCATTCGTTTCTACATCACTAAGGCCTTGCAAAATGAAAATAGAGCCACACGTACTAATCGATTCGAGTTCATCAAGATGGAAAAATCCGGTGATATGATTTGGGCGGCTTATAAAAACTGGGCAGTCTGGACAAAAAATGATTCAATTGTACACAAGATGCATTGGCTCGAAAGTGTAGTAGCCGTAAAAGAAAAAAAGACATGGAAACTCAAAATGATGCACTCAACTCGAATAGCTGATGAGTGA
- a CDS encoding DEAD/DEAH box helicase: MSKNIKDQQAILQKLGISELNPMQLAAKQAISENDEVVLLSPTGTGKTLAFLLPIIANLDPDLNEAQVLILVPSRELAIQIEQVVREMGSGFKANAVYGGRAGSKDKIELKHAPAILIGTPGRIADHFRRETISTDHIDTIVLDEFDKSLEVGFETEMIEIIDELRTAKQKILTSATQKVEIPAFVGLKNPTQLDFLDQASNNLTLKMVTAETKDKSAALVQLLGHIQVGNGIIFCNFKDTIQEVSDYLADHHISHSCFYGGLEQQDRERALIKFRNGTSRLLLATDLAARGIDVPALDFIVHFQLPPKEEEFTHRNGRTARMNQNGIAYLLKGKNERVPDFAVNIEEEHISNTKPFQGSQLCTLFISGGRKDKISKGDIAGLFMKQGGLNKDELGMIELKQDCAFVAVPTSKSNQLIKQLNNSRLKKKKVRISQLN; this comes from the coding sequence ATGTCAAAAAACATCAAAGACCAACAAGCCATTCTTCAAAAACTGGGCATCTCCGAACTCAACCCCATGCAGCTGGCTGCCAAGCAAGCGATTTCTGAAAACGATGAAGTGGTGCTGCTCTCTCCTACGGGTACCGGTAAAACGCTGGCTTTCTTATTACCCATCATCGCCAACTTAGATCCAGATCTTAATGAGGCGCAAGTTCTTATACTAGTTCCCTCTCGCGAACTAGCCATTCAGATCGAACAAGTGGTTCGAGAAATGGGAAGTGGCTTTAAAGCCAATGCCGTATATGGCGGTAGAGCAGGGTCCAAAGACAAAATAGAATTGAAACATGCCCCTGCCATCCTCATTGGCACACCGGGAAGAATAGCAGATCATTTTCGAAGGGAAACGATTTCAACGGATCATATCGATACGATCGTGCTGGACGAATTTGACAAATCATTGGAGGTGGGTTTTGAAACGGAGATGATTGAGATCATTGATGAACTAAGAACGGCCAAGCAGAAGATACTAACCTCCGCCACTCAAAAAGTGGAGATTCCAGCTTTTGTTGGTTTGAAAAACCCAACACAACTCGACTTTCTAGATCAGGCATCAAACAATTTGACTTTGAAAATGGTGACCGCCGAAACAAAAGACAAGTCGGCCGCACTGGTCCAACTCCTTGGTCATATCCAAGTAGGCAATGGCATCATCTTCTGCAATTTCAAGGACACCATCCAAGAAGTGAGCGACTATCTCGCGGATCACCACATTAGTCATAGTTGCTTTTATGGAGGACTAGAACAGCAGGATCGCGAAAGAGCCTTGATCAAATTTAGGAATGGAACGAGTCGATTGTTGCTCGCCACGGACCTGGCAGCGCGCGGTATTGACGTACCTGCCTTGGACTTTATTGTTCATTTCCAGTTACCACCTAAAGAAGAGGAGTTTACACACCGAAATGGGCGAACCGCGAGAATGAATCAAAACGGTATCGCTTATTTGCTGAAAGGCAAAAACGAACGAGTACCTGACTTTGCTGTCAACATAGAAGAGGAACATATTTCCAATACAAAACCCTTTCAAGGCAGTCAACTGTGTACACTTTTTATCTCTGGCGGTCGAAAAGACAAAATCTCTAAAGGTGACATCGCAGGCTTGTTTATGAAGCAAGGTGGATTGAACAAAGATGAGCTGGGTATGATCGAATTGAAGCAAGACTGTGCCTTTGTAGCAGTACCTACTTCCAAATCGAATCAATTGATCAAGCAATTAAACAATAGCCGCCTGAAAAAGAAGAAGGTCAGAATCAGTCAATTGAACTGA
- a CDS encoding alpha/beta hydrolase, whose amino-acid sequence MKIFLKISVALIVTLLVLICIRFGYSDLDLDYLKTKYAQPPSTFVSVMHMDVHFRDEGNPNDSLPIVLIHGTGSSLHTFDAWVEDLKSDRRVIRMDLPGFGLTGPFPDRDYTMTHYVDFINQFLIQLNIEKCILGGNSLGGQIAWNYTVEYPEIVSKFILIDAAGYPLESEKVPIAFRIARMPVLNKILTFITPKSMARSSVESVYADKSKVTDDLVDRYFELTLRAGNRQGLVDRMTTDMKGNKVELIKTIQSPTLILWGADDLLATTKSAYKFQADLPNDTLVIMPNVGHVPMEESPNESLAIVKVFLK is encoded by the coding sequence ATGAAAATTTTTCTAAAAATTTCCGTCGCTCTTATAGTAACCTTACTTGTTCTCATTTGTATTCGCTTCGGTTATTCAGACCTAGATCTTGACTATTTAAAAACCAAATACGCACAACCGCCTTCTACTTTTGTATCCGTTATGCATATGGACGTACATTTCCGTGATGAAGGAAATCCAAATGATTCACTCCCTATTGTGCTCATTCATGGTACCGGATCCAGTCTCCATACATTTGATGCTTGGGTTGAGGATTTGAAAAGTGACCGCAGAGTCATTCGTATGGATTTACCTGGTTTTGGACTCACAGGGCCTTTCCCAGATCGAGACTACACAATGACCCACTATGTCGATTTTATTAATCAGTTCCTAATTCAACTTAATATTGAAAAATGTATTCTCGGTGGTAATTCATTGGGTGGACAAATCGCATGGAATTACACAGTCGAATATCCTGAAATTGTGAGTAAGTTTATACTTATTGATGCTGCAGGCTATCCATTGGAGTCTGAAAAAGTACCCATTGCATTTAGAATTGCCAGAATGCCAGTCTTGAATAAAATCTTAACTTTTATCACTCCAAAATCCATGGCACGTTCGAGTGTGGAGAGTGTTTATGCAGACAAATCTAAAGTAACGGATGATTTGGTAGACAGATACTTTGAATTGACCCTTCGAGCCGGCAACAGACAAGGCTTGGTTGATCGCATGACTACCGATATGAAAGGAAACAAAGTTGAATTGATCAAAACCATCCAATCGCCTACTTTGATCCTATGGGGAGCGGATGATCTTTTAGCTACAACTAAAAGTGCTTATAAATTTCAGGCTGACTTACCCAATGATACGCTAGTGATTATGCCCAATGTGGGACATGTACCGATGGAAGAAAGTCCAAACGAGAGCTTGGCTATTGTAAAGGTATTTTTGAAATAA
- a CDS encoding SDR family oxidoreductase, whose translation METEKKNISKEDLEACLATLQGLVQDSQPLVELTEEQRVALMKAAGEVSRPDRTELRKRRKDLKIKEKTAIRKQDRAAREATGIRSARTAKVFEAPDQILLPAAKLDMEGKELNSPRNCYVCKAEYTKLHPFYDTMCETCGDLNYAKRFQTADLTGQVALMTGSRLKIGYHVTLMMLRAGATVIATTRFPADSAIRFAKEKDFYKWSDRLHIHGLDLRHTPSVELFCTYIEQTYDRLDILINNAAQTVRRPPGFYTHMMDKEQLPFEDHSPDVQTLLTSHHNCLNRIGAVSPSGKDTSTLAVSWNEKAPGLGLRASAQLSQIPYSYDGALQNEEVFPEGKLDVDLQQVDLRTTNSWRLKLGEVPTPELLEVQLVNSIAPFVLCNRLSTMMKRENTGVKHIVNVTAMEGKFYRFKKEPRHPHTNMAKAALNMLTHTSAGELAKHGIYMNAVDTGWVTDEDPAQIAKFKEEVHDFQPPLDIVDGAARVMDPVFDGINRGEHWCGKFLKDYFPIDW comes from the coding sequence ATGGAAACGGAGAAGAAAAATATCAGCAAGGAAGACCTGGAAGCATGCTTGGCTACTTTGCAGGGTTTGGTGCAGGATAGTCAGCCGTTGGTTGAATTGACTGAAGAGCAACGAGTGGCTTTGATGAAAGCAGCAGGCGAGGTGTCCCGTCCTGATCGTACCGAATTACGCAAGCGTAGAAAGGACTTGAAGATTAAGGAAAAGACGGCCATCCGAAAACAAGACCGTGCGGCAAGAGAAGCGACTGGTATCCGCTCGGCTCGAACGGCCAAAGTCTTCGAAGCGCCTGATCAAATATTGCTTCCAGCCGCTAAACTGGATATGGAAGGCAAGGAGCTAAACTCACCTCGAAACTGCTATGTGTGCAAAGCCGAATACACCAAGCTCCACCCATTCTACGATACCATGTGTGAGACTTGCGGTGATCTGAACTATGCCAAAAGATTCCAAACGGCTGACTTAACAGGTCAAGTAGCTTTGATGACCGGATCAAGGTTGAAGATCGGTTATCACGTGACACTAATGATGCTTAGAGCTGGAGCAACAGTGATTGCCACCACTCGTTTTCCTGCGGACTCTGCTATTCGTTTCGCCAAAGAAAAGGACTTTTACAAATGGAGCGATCGCCTGCATATTCATGGATTGGATTTGAGACATACACCGAGTGTGGAGCTGTTTTGCACCTATATCGAGCAGACTTATGATCGCTTGGATATCCTGATCAACAATGCGGCGCAGACGGTTCGCCGCCCTCCAGGATTCTACACTCACATGATGGACAAGGAGCAGTTGCCATTCGAAGACCATTCTCCAGATGTTCAAACTTTATTGACCAGCCACCACAATTGTTTGAATAGGATTGGGGCAGTAAGTCCATCAGGCAAGGATACCTCTACTTTGGCTGTTTCCTGGAATGAAAAAGCACCAGGGCTCGGACTTCGCGCTTCTGCGCAATTGTCGCAAATACCTTATAGTTATGATGGGGCCTTGCAGAATGAGGAAGTATTTCCGGAAGGGAAACTAGATGTGGATTTGCAACAAGTAGATCTTCGAACAACCAATTCCTGGCGACTCAAATTAGGGGAGGTACCTACACCAGAATTGCTAGAAGTGCAGTTGGTGAATTCAATTGCTCCATTTGTGCTTTGTAACCGTTTGTCGACCATGATGAAACGCGAGAACACAGGGGTCAAGCACATCGTGAACGTAACGGCTATGGAAGGTAAGTTTTACCGATTCAAAAAGGAACCACGCCATCCACATACGAATATGGCCAAAGCAGCACTCAATATGCTGACACATACTTCCGCTGGTGAATTAGCCAAACATGGCATCTATATGAATGCTGTAGACACCGGATGGGTGACGGATGAAGACCCTGCGCAGATAGCCAAATTCAAAGAAGAAGTCCATGACTTTCAGCCACCGCTAGATATTGTTGATGGAGCCGCTCGTGTGATGGATCCTGTATTTGATGGGATCAACCGAGGGGAGCATTGGTGTGGTAAGTTCTTGAAGGACTATTTTCCTATTGATTGGTAG
- a CDS encoding FKBP-type peptidyl-prolyl cis-trans isomerase, translated as MTELNTEEQKFSYGLGQSVGTNFTNEGFNEIFEIDAFMSGLGDSFAGHSELTVEEINAVIQKKIGELKAAAHGDAKEKGEAFLKENATKDGVTVLPSGLQYEVIESGDASGTKPTAASQVTTHYTGTLIDGKVFDSSVQRGQPATFPVNGVIAGWTEALQLMVPGDKWKLYIPFNLAYGDRGAGADIPPFAALIFDIELLEVQG; from the coding sequence ATGACAGAATTAAACACTGAAGAACAAAAATTCAGTTACGGACTAGGACAAAGTGTAGGAACAAACTTCACCAACGAAGGATTCAATGAGATTTTTGAAATCGATGCTTTTATGAGCGGATTGGGTGATTCATTTGCTGGTCACAGCGAATTGACCGTCGAAGAAATCAACGCGGTGATCCAAAAGAAAATAGGTGAGTTGAAAGCAGCCGCTCACGGCGATGCCAAAGAAAAAGGTGAAGCTTTCTTGAAAGAAAATGCTACAAAAGACGGAGTTACTGTTTTGCCAAGTGGTTTGCAATATGAAGTGATCGAATCAGGTGATGCTTCTGGCACTAAACCAACTGCTGCTAGCCAGGTAACTACACATTATACGGGTACCTTGATTGACGGTAAAGTGTTTGATAGTTCTGTGCAAAGAGGTCAACCAGCTACTTTTCCAGTGAACGGAGTAATTGCTGGCTGGACTGAAGCCTTGCAATTGATGGTGCCAGGTGATAAGTGGAAGCTTTACATTCCATTCAATTTGGCGTATGGTGATAGAGGCGCAGGCGCTGATATTCCTCCATTTGCAGCATTGATTTTTGATATTGAATTGCTTGAAGTACAAGGATAA